Part of the Deltaproteobacteria bacterium genome is shown below.
ATGACCAGCAGGAAGAGCCCGAGGGTGAAGACGGTGACGGGAAGGGTGAGGAGGACGAAGAGCGGCCGGACGACCGCGTTGACCAGGCCGAGGACGAACGCGGCGGCGAGGGCGGCCATCACCCCGTCCGCGGACACGACCTGCGGCAGCAGGTACCCGATCAGCAGGATCGCGATCGCGTTCGCCACCATCCTCACGAGGAACGGCACGAAGGCCCCCTTGAACCGTGGGTGGGCAGGGGACACACTTTCCCTGCATCCCGAGTTTACACCAAGTATGTCCCCTGAAAGCGCCTGCACCCTGCAGGGACCTGCTCCTGCCGTACTATACGCAGCAAAGAT
Proteins encoded:
- a CDS encoding phage holin family protein — its product is MPFLVRMVANAIAILLIGYLLPQVVSADGVMAALAAAFVLGLVNAVVRPLFVLLTLPVTVFTLGLFLLVINGLLLWLVTAVVPGFHVNGFLGAVAGSVLLSAVSWILTRVVT